In Ascaphus truei isolate aAscTru1 chromosome 7, aAscTru1.hap1, whole genome shotgun sequence, one genomic interval encodes:
- the LOC142498930 gene encoding hepatocyte nuclear factor 6-like, with amino-acid sequence MNVQLGLENTEEMSGSNQELMHSQGRTLYPPVPRSSLVSSMTSVLDGSDYHRSEHHLATSLHPGLGFGGDSPTASANNYTTLTPLQPLHEKFHHHQHHQCVPVGNVIGSFTLMREDRGLGPPTNFYSHYPKDISMGQSLSSLPSPNMTTMHSYGHASGHLANEKMVSGNGFDAHPTMFSRIDQHFSRELSPPPHSGVGSPNSMHQHPYVHHRSEINCRQNPPMPTQSTVLTSQLEEINTKDVAQRIIAELKRYSIPQAIFAERVLCRSQGTLSDLLRNPKPWSKLKSGRETFKRMWRWLQEPEFQRMAALRLEACKRKEQEQSKTGRNHVPKRHRLVFTDIQRRTLHAIFHENQRPSKDLQITIAQQLGLELSTVSNFFMNARRRSLDKWMDEGPGCPSSSGSLAPKGISAIACTKA; translated from the exons ATGAATGTCCAGTTGGGTTTGGAGAACACTGAAGAAATGTCCGGCTCAAACCAGGAGCTAATGCACAGCCAAGGTAGGACTTTATATCCACCTGTCCCTAGATCTTCGCTGGTGTCCAGCATGACCTCTGTGTTGGATGGAAGTGACTACCATCGCTCAGAACACCATCTGGCTACCTCTCTGCACCCTGGGCTTGGGTTTGGAGGTGACTCCCCAACAGCATCAGCCAATAATTACACAACATTGacccctctccagcccctccatGAAAAGTTCCATCACCATCAGCACCATCAGTGTGTCCCAGTTGGGAATGTGATTGGAAGTTTTACTCTCATGAGGGAGGACAGAGGCTTGGGGCCACCTACCAACTTTTATAGCCACTATCCCAAAGATATAAGTATGGGGCAGAGCCTGTCCTCATTACCTAGCCCAAACATGACAACCATGCACAGTTATGGTCATGCCTCTGGACACTTGGCTAATGAAAAGATGGTCTCTGGGAATGGTTTTGATGCCCACCCCACCATGTTTAGCAGAATTGATCAGCACTTTTCCAGAGAGTTGTCCCCACCTCCGCATTCTGGAGTGGGGTCTCCCAACTCCATGCATCAACACCCTTATGTTCATCACAGGTCTGAAATAAACTGCAGACAAAACCCTCCCATGCCAACACAAAGCACTGTCCTTACCAGTCAGCTAGAAGAAATTAATACCAAAGATGTTGCCCAAAGAATAATAGCAGAGCTGAAGAGATACAGTATCCCCCAGGCTATATTTGCAGAGAGAGTCTTGTGTAGGTCCCAGGGGACTCTGTCAGATCTCCTGAGGAACCCAAAACCCTGGAGCAAGCTGAAGTCTGGAAGAGAGACTTTCAAGAGGATGTGGAGGTGGCTTCAAGAACCAGAGTTCCAGAGAATGGCAGCTTTAAGGTTAGAAG CCTGCAAAAGGAAAGAGCAAGAGCAAAGCAAAACAGGAAGAAACCACGTTCCTAAGAGGCACCGGCTGGTCTTCACTGACATCCAGCGACGTACGCTACACGCCATCTTTCATGAGAACCAGCGGCCCTCCAAGGACCTGCAGATCACCATCGCCCAGCAGCTGGGCCTGGAGCTCTCCACTGTTAGCAACTTCTTCATGAATGCTCGCAGGAGGAGCCTGGACAAGTGGATGGACGAAGGTCCCGGGTGCCCCTCGTCCTCCGGCTCATTGGCGCCCAAGGGGATATCGGCCATCGCTTGCACCAAAGCATGA